A window of Nicotiana tabacum cultivar K326 chromosome 24, ASM71507v2, whole genome shotgun sequence contains these coding sequences:
- the LOC107775868 gene encoding paired amphipathic helix protein Sin3-like 3 isoform X3, which yields MSSQLKRPIVVSSPAEPSGQSPMMGGSSANKLTTNDALSYLKAVKEIFQDRRDKYDEFLEVMKDFKAQRIDTSGVIARVKELFKGHQSLIMGFNTFLPKGYEITNPEDEPPVKKPVEFEEAISFVNKIKTRFQGDDFVYKSFLDILNMYRKENKSIAEVYNEVSYLFRGHPDLLEEFTHFLPDAMAAARARQAQTHRAPILRYDAKSSSMTTTRHMHVEKKATSHVDRPDPEYEETTMKTERERRDPQYEDRELDRKSVHRDSAVDPFEHSMQDHGFAYCERIKERLQDIGDRNQFFKCLHIYSKEIVTRPQLQSLVSSLLVKHPDLMDGFDEFISHCDRTDGYLAAILSKTRSSWNDEHVPKSDKVEDRDKERDCEWEDRNRVRETRERDRPDRGVAYGSKDLQGQKMSLYPSKDKYAAKPIHELDLSNCESCSPSYRLLPKNYPIPLASQRTEIGADVLNDLWVSVTSGSEDYSFKHMRKNQYEESLFRCEDDRFELDMLLESVNATTRRVEELLNKINDNTIASESHIRIEEHFTALNLRCIERLYGDHGLDVMDVLRKNAPLALPVILTRLKQKQEEWARCRSDFNKVWAEIYAKNYHKSLDHRSFYFKQQDTKSLSTKALLAEIKEISENKCKEDDVLLSVAAGNGQPIIPHLEFEYLDSDIHEDLYQIIKYSCSEVCTREQLDKVMKIWTTFLEPIFGVPRQTQGAVDGGDVKAKNQNAKGNTAIDGERAGTPASDSGMNCRQSSSRNGDEEPPSQHSISSRVRIADGENGFKDDKSPDATGVTLKIVTSRTLLQHGKAAADPNMADAASGLSREAFGADQLVLSNGTVVEESHGRVCRETASGTSRPSSSSIKCELEIKSSNDSKDGGFVDPKAEGVKVEKCLEESIGKCKLEREEGELTPNGDFEDNFTPSNEGGPNVSHSLKGSSSSKLYQSGHREEVVRGGERGCENDADDEREASAHGTSEDSENASENCDVSGSESANGEGSHEEEREEDGDNDENDNKAESEGEVEGTADVHDAEGDGAVMPFSERLQHTSRPLTKQVPSIFHDREKESRIFYGNDSFYVLFRLHQTLYERLQKAKLHSSSSEHRWRVSNAINPTESYARFMTALYNLLDGSSDNAKFEDDCRAIIGAQSYLLFTLDKLIYKIVKQLQTIATDELESKLLQLYAYETSRKSSTFSDVVYHENVRVLLNEESIYRIACSSTPTSLSIQLMDYVHDKPEMSAVSMDPNFAAYLSNELLSVIPQKKENPGVFLTRNKRKYGVGDETFPGEAMEGIQIINGLECKIACSSSKVSYVLDTEDFLIRSRKRRRTLKDKFSSNGHSKSLNGSSKVKRFRRLLFS from the exons ATGAGTTCTCAACTCAAACGCCCCATTGTTGTCTCTTCTCCTGCTGAACC TTCAGGGCAATCCCCAATGATGGGTGGCAGCAGTGCGAATAAGCTAACAACAAACGACGCCCTTTCTTATCTAAAGGCAGTGAAGGAAATCTTTCAGGACAGAAGGGACAAATATGATGAGTTTCTTGAAGTCATGAAAGATTTCAAGGCTCAAAG AATTGACACTTCTGGTGTCATAGCGAGGGTGAAGGAATTATTCAAAGGGCATCAAAGCCTAATTATGGGGTTCAATACATTTTTGCCCAAGGGATATGAGATCACCAATCCCGAGGACGAACCTCCAGTGAAAAAGCCAGTTGAATTTGAAGAAGCAATCAGTTTTGTAAACAAGATAAAG ACTAGATTTCAAGGTGATGATTTCGTATATAAATCATTTCTCGATATTTTAAATATgtatagaaaggaaaacaagtcCATTGCAGAAGTTTATAATGAG GTCTCCTACCTTTTCCGTGGCCATCCTGATTTGCTTGAAGAGTTCACCCATTTTTTACCTGATGCCATGGCCGCAGCCCGAGCTCGTCAGGCTCAAACTCATAGGGCCCCTATCCTGCGTTATGATGCGAAAAGCTCTTCGATGACCACGACAAGGCACATGCACGTCGAGAAG AAGGCTACTTCACATGTCGATCGGCCTGATCCAGAATATGAAGAAACAACGATGAAAACTGAAAGGGAAAGAagggatccacaatatgaggataGAGAGCTGGACAGAAAATCTGTTCATAGAGATTCTGCTGTTGACCCGTTTGAACACA GTATGCAGGACCATGGTTTTGCTTACTGTGAGCGGATTAAAGAAAGATTACAGGATATTGGAGATCGAAATCAGTTTTTTAAGTGCCTTCATATCTATAGCAAGGAAATAGTTACAAGACCACAATTACAATCCCtg GTTAGCAGCTTACTCGTGAAACATCCAGATCTCATGGACGGATTTGATGAATTTATTTCTCATTGTGATAGGACAG ATGGTTATCTTGCTGCTATTCTGAGCAAAACAC GATCCTCATGGAACGATGAACACGTTCCCAAGTCGGATAAAGTAGAAGACAGGGACAAAGAACGAGATTGCGAGTGGGAAGACAGGAATAGAGTCCGCGAAACAAGAGAAAGAGATAGACCTGACAGAGGCGTCGCCTATGGAAGTAAAGATCTACAAGGGCAGAAGATGTCTTTGTACCCAAGCAAGGATAAATACGCAGCAAAGCCTATACATGAACTTGATCTCTCCAACTGTGAAAGTTGCTCACCGAGTTATCGGCTTCTTCCAAAGAAT TATCCAATTCCTTTAGCGAGTCAGCGAACCGAGATTGGTGCTGATGTACTAAATGATCTCTGGGTATCGGTGACATCAGGAAGTGAGGATTACTCTTTTAAACATATGCGCAAAAACCAGTATGAAGAAAGCTTGTTCCGATGTGAAGATGACAG GTTTGAGCTGGACATGCTTTTAGAATCTGTCAATGCGACAACAAGACGTGTTGAAGAATTGCTCAACAAGATCAATGATAATACTATTGCCAGTGAAAGTCATATCCGTATTGAAGAACATTTTACTG CTCTGAATCTAAGGTGCATTGAACGTCTCTACGGTGACCACGGGCTTGATGTTATGGATGTGTTAAGGAAGAATGCACCACTTGCCCTTCCAGTTATACTCACTCGCTTGAAGCAGAAACAAGAGGAGTGGGCAAGGTGTCGTTCTGATTTTAATAAAGTTTGGGCCGAAATTTATGCTAAGAACTATCACAAATCACTGGATCATCGTAGCTTTTATTTCAAGCAGCAGGACACAAAAAGCCTGAGCACAAAAG CACTGCTGGCTGAGATCAAAGAAATCAGTGAAAATAAGTGCAAAGAAGATGATGTGCTTCTCTCTGTTGCTGCTGGAAATGGGCAACCAATTATCCCTCATCTGGAGTTCGAGTATCTTGATTCTGACATCCATGAAGACCTTTATCAAATCATTAAGTATTCATGTAGTGAAGTTTGTACAAGAGAACAGTTGGATAAAGTCATGAAGATTTGGACCACCTTCCTGGAACCAATATTTGGTGTTCCTCGTCAAACTCAGGGTGCAGTGGATGGTGGAGATGTAAAGGCTAAAAATCAAAATGCTAAAGGTAACACAGCAATTGATGGGGAAAGGGCTGGTACCCCTGCTAGTGACTCAGGCATGAATTGCAGACAAAGCAGTTCCAGGAATGGAGATGAAGAGCCTCCATCTCAGCATTCAATTTCTTCCAGAGTTCGGATCGCAGATGGTGAAAATGGGTTTAAGGATGATAAATCTCCTGATGCAACTGGTGTGACGCTGAAAATCGTCACTTCAAGGACCCTCCTTCAGCATGGAAAGGCAGCCGCTGATCCCAACATGGCGGATGCAGCATCTGGTCTCAGCAGAGAGGCTTTTGGTGCTGACCAGCTAGTGCTTTCAAACGGCACGGTTGTGGAGGAAAGCCATGGAAGAGTCTGTAGAGAAACTGCTTCAG GTACTTCCAGACCTAGTAGTTCCTCAATCAAATGTGAACTTGAGATTAAATCTTCTAATGACTCAAAG GATGGAGGGTTTGTGGACCCAAAAGCAGAAGGTGTCAAGGTTGAGAAATGTCTTGAAGAATCCATAGGAAAATGTAAACTTGAGAGAGAAGAGGGGGAATTAACTCCAAATGGTGATTTTGAGGATAATTTTACACCATCAAATGAAGGTGGTCCAAATGTATCACATAGTTTAAAGGGAAGTTCAAGTAGTAAGCTGTACCAAAGTGGGCATAGAGAAGAAGTAGTTCGTGGTGGAGAGAGAGGATGTGAGAATGATGCTGATGATGAAAGGGAAGCAAGTGCTCACGGGACATCAGAGGATAGTGAGAATGCTTCTGAAAATTGTGATGTTTCAGGTAGTGAGTCTGCTAATGGAGAAGGTTCTCACGAAGAAGAGCGTGAAGAAGATGGGGACAATGATGAGAATGATAACAAGGCAGAGAGTGAAGGAGAGGTGGAAGGAACTGCTGATGTCCATGATGCTGAAGGAGATGGTGCTGTTATGCCATTTTCAGAACGTCTTCAACATACATCCAGGCCTCTCACTAAGCAAGTTCCTTCTATATTTCATGACAGGGAGAAGGAATCACGTATATTTTATGGAAATGATTCATTTTATGTGCTTTTCAGACTTCACCAG ACGTTGTATGAAAGACTACAGAAAGCAAAATTGCATTCTTCATCATCTGAACACAGATGGAGAGTCTCAAATGCTATAAACCCCACTGAATCATATGCCAG ATTCATGACTGCACTTTATAACCTGCTGGATGGTTCCTCTGACAATGCAAAGTTCGAGGATGACTGCCGAGCTATTATTGGAGCTCAGTCATATCTTCTCTTCACCTTAGACAAACTGATATACAAAATTGTCAAACAG CTACAGACAATTGCAACTGATGAGTTGGAAAGTAAACTTCTCCAACTGTATGCTTATGAAACCTCAAGAAAATCTAGCACATTTTCGGATGTAGTTTACCATGAAAATGTGCGTGTTCTTCTTAATGAAGAGAGCATATACAGAATAGCATGT TCATCTACACCAACAAGTCTATCCATACAACTCATGGACTATGTTCATGATAAGCCTGAGATGTCTGCGGTGTCAATGGACCCGAATTTTGCAGCTTATTTGAGCAATGAACTCCTCTCTGTTATTCCTCAGAAGAAGGAGAACCCTGGGGTGTTCTTGACAAG AAACAAGCGGAAGTATGGAGTTGGAGATGAGACTTTTCCTGGTGAAGCtatggaaggaattcaaattaTTAATGGTCTAGAATGTAAGATAGCATGCAGTTCATCAAAG GTCTCTTACGTTTTAGACACTGAAGATTTCTTGATCCGGTCAAGAAAAAGGCGGAGAACATTGAAGGACAAATTTTCATCCAATGGCCACTCGAAGTCTTTGAATGGTTCTAGTAAAGTAAAACGTTTCCGCAGATTACTCTTCAGTTGA